Proteins encoded within one genomic window of Geotalea daltonii FRC-32:
- the hypD gene encoding hydrogenase formation protein HypD produces MNYVKLFGDKEIVNGYAERIEALTAGLEVPLTLMEVCGTHTMAISRFGIRSLLPPKVRLISGPGCPVCVTPNHYLDRAIALSRLPDVIIATFGDMMRVPGSSSSLMEERASGADIRIVNSPLDGVALAARNPDRKIIFPGIGFEATAPAVAASILMAARQKLDNYLVLAGHKTMPKAMEMLAAEPAAAIHGFICPAHVSAVIGTDAYLPLAERHHIPCVVTGFEPADIMQGVEMLIRQKIAGEANVENQYRRVVKRDGNSKAREVMSQVFTPCDCHWRGIGIIPGSGLKIRRSYARFDAEKVLPVKVEEQEEQKGCRCGDVLKGKIQPFDCPLFGMQCTPEGPVGPCMVSSEGSCAAYYNH; encoded by the coding sequence ATGAACTACGTTAAACTTTTTGGTGATAAAGAGATTGTCAATGGCTATGCCGAGCGCATCGAGGCGCTGACTGCCGGCCTGGAAGTGCCTCTGACCTTGATGGAGGTCTGCGGTACCCATACTATGGCCATCAGCCGGTTCGGCATCAGGTCTCTTCTCCCGCCGAAGGTGAGGCTTATTTCCGGCCCCGGCTGCCCTGTTTGCGTCACTCCAAACCACTATCTGGATCGCGCCATCGCCCTGAGCAGGCTTCCCGATGTCATTATCGCCACCTTCGGCGATATGATGCGGGTGCCTGGTTCATCCAGTTCTCTCATGGAGGAACGGGCCAGTGGTGCGGATATCAGGATCGTCAACTCGCCTCTGGATGGGGTTGCACTGGCGGCACGGAACCCGGACAGAAAGATCATTTTTCCAGGCATCGGATTCGAGGCCACGGCACCGGCCGTTGCCGCCAGTATTCTTATGGCAGCCAGGCAAAAGCTGGATAACTATCTAGTCCTGGCCGGCCACAAAACAATGCCTAAAGCCATGGAAATGCTGGCGGCGGAACCGGCTGCGGCAATCCATGGCTTTATCTGCCCGGCCCATGTGAGCGCCGTCATCGGTACCGATGCCTACCTCCCACTTGCGGAAAGACACCATATCCCCTGCGTGGTGACCGGTTTCGAACCGGCGGATATCATGCAGGGGGTGGAGATGCTGATCCGGCAGAAGATTGCCGGGGAGGCGAATGTGGAGAACCAATACCGCCGGGTGGTGAAACGGGACGGGAACAGCAAGGCCAGGGAAGTCATGTCACAGGTATTTACTCCCTGTGATTGCCATTGGCGCGGCATCGGCATCATCCCCGGCAGTGGGCTGAAGATCAGAAGAAGCTATGCCCGGTTCGACGCTGAGAAGGTGCTTCCAGTCAAGGTAGAGGAGCAGGAGGAGCAAAAGGGTTGCAGGTGCGGCGATGTCTTGAAAGGGAAAATTCAACCCTTCGATTGTCCTCTTTTCGGCATGCAGTGTACCCCGGAAGGTCCGGTAGGGCCGTGTATGGTCTCCTCCGAAGGCAGCTGCGCCGCGTATTATAACCATTAA
- a CDS encoding HypC/HybG/HupF family hydrogenase formation chaperone, which yields MCVAVPMRIISIDNDTAITEIDGVRREASLMLLGDEVQVGDFVIVHAGFAISRLDEEVARETLALMREVLSSDAMG from the coding sequence ATGTGTGTAGCTGTGCCGATGCGGATCATCAGCATCGATAACGATACGGCCATTACCGAAATCGACGGCGTCAGGCGGGAAGCGAGCCTGATGCTTCTGGGCGATGAAGTGCAGGTGGGGGATTTTGTCATCGTCCATGCGGGCTTCGCCATCTCCAGGCTGGATGAAGAAGTCGCCCGGGAAACCCTGGCCCTGATGCGTGAGGTTCTTTCGTCCGATGCTATGGGGTAA
- the hypF gene encoding carbamoyltransferase HypF — protein MGQERIRVQVEGIVQGVGFRPFVYRLARRHQLTGWVRNTSRGVLLEAEGSNQQLDLFYSALNDDAPPLAAITSIIRSIIATEDSRDFSILPSSSGGGELQISPDCDVCPDCLAELFDPGDRRYQYPFINCTNCGPRYSIITGVPYDRQATTMADFPMCDDCRAEYENPADRRFHAQPNACPVCGPRLYLITATGEKVAGDPVAEAIRLLKSGKIVAVKGTGGYHLAVDPFNGPAVAELRHRKKRNEKPFALMVRDLTQAGVLARLDPIEERLLAGPEKPIVLLCKREGNGIAPQVAPANDYLGLMLASTPLHHLLLRDFIALVMTSGNVSDEPVAYRDREAVESLAGIADYFLGHDRRVHCRNDDSVIRVFQGKPIFLRRSRGYVPRSIRLHEAQKQVLAVGAELKGAICLTRGDHAFMSQHLGDLKNEPNLQFLDQTVSHLRQVLSVNPKVVAHDLHPDYQSTAYAQASSQLLVPVQHHHAHMAACMAENGLEGVVLGVVFDGTGYGPDGTIWGGEFLLGDYRNFRRVGHFSQVPLPGGDAAVREPWRMALSHCHAVFGSDAFSLKLPVFSVLADGDKRLLQRMLEQGLNSPLTSSCGRLFDGAAALIGLRSNVSYEGQAAIELEALAEKGSTEWHYPYAIVATDEKFTLDCRYIIDGLVNDLLAGEAGANMALRFHKAVAAATADICVKAGKAHGVNRVVLSGGVFQNKLLSGEVHDRLVAKGFLVFSHRLVPPNDGGLALGQAVIAGRSDACV, from the coding sequence ATGGGGCAGGAGCGGATCAGGGTCCAGGTGGAAGGCATTGTTCAGGGGGTGGGATTTCGCCCCTTCGTTTACCGCCTGGCCCGGCGGCACCAGCTGACCGGGTGGGTGAGAAATACCTCCCGTGGAGTATTGCTTGAGGCTGAAGGAAGCAACCAGCAGCTGGATCTCTTTTATTCGGCCCTGAACGATGATGCTCCACCACTTGCTGCCATTACCTCGATCATTAGAAGTATTATTGCAACCGAAGACAGCCGCGATTTCTCCATTCTGCCCAGCAGCTCCGGCGGAGGTGAACTGCAGATTTCACCCGACTGTGACGTATGTCCCGATTGTCTGGCGGAGCTGTTCGATCCCGGCGACCGCCGCTATCAATATCCCTTCATCAATTGTACCAACTGCGGTCCCCGCTATTCCATCATCACCGGTGTTCCCTACGACCGCCAGGCAACCACCATGGCAGATTTCCCCATGTGCGACGACTGCCGTGCCGAGTATGAGAATCCGGCAGACAGGCGGTTTCACGCCCAGCCCAATGCCTGTCCGGTTTGCGGCCCCAGGCTGTACCTAATCACTGCGACTGGTGAGAAAGTTGCTGGTGATCCTGTCGCAGAGGCCATTCGTCTTTTGAAATCGGGCAAGATCGTTGCCGTAAAGGGGACCGGCGGTTACCACCTGGCTGTGGACCCCTTTAACGGCCCAGCCGTTGCCGAGCTGCGGCACCGGAAAAAACGCAATGAGAAGCCCTTTGCCCTTATGGTGAGGGACCTGACGCAGGCCGGTGTCCTCGCCCGCCTGGACCCCATTGAGGAGCGCCTGCTGGCCGGGCCGGAAAAACCCATCGTCCTTCTGTGCAAGCGTGAGGGAAACGGGATTGCTCCCCAGGTTGCCCCTGCCAATGACTATCTCGGGCTGATGCTGGCATCAACCCCCCTTCATCACCTTTTGCTTCGCGATTTCATCGCCCTGGTCATGACCTCGGGAAATGTCTCGGATGAGCCGGTGGCGTACCGGGACAGGGAGGCGGTGGAGTCTCTCGCAGGCATTGCCGATTATTTTCTTGGCCATGACCGGCGGGTGCATTGTCGTAACGACGATTCGGTGATCCGGGTTTTTCAGGGCAAACCTATCTTTTTGCGCCGCTCCCGGGGCTATGTGCCCAGAAGCATTCGGTTGCACGAGGCACAGAAGCAGGTACTTGCGGTGGGAGCCGAGCTGAAGGGGGCCATTTGTCTGACCCGTGGCGACCATGCCTTCATGAGTCAGCACCTGGGGGACCTGAAAAACGAGCCTAATCTGCAGTTCCTTGACCAGACTGTTTCCCACCTGAGGCAGGTCCTTTCGGTCAACCCGAAGGTTGTCGCCCACGACCTCCATCCCGACTATCAGTCCACCGCCTATGCTCAGGCCTCTAGCCAGCTACTGGTGCCGGTGCAGCACCACCATGCCCATATGGCCGCCTGCATGGCGGAAAACGGTCTGGAGGGAGTTGTCCTGGGGGTTGTGTTCGATGGCACCGGTTATGGACCGGACGGCACCATCTGGGGAGGGGAATTCCTTTTGGGCGATTACCGCAATTTCAGGCGAGTCGGCCATTTTTCCCAGGTTCCTCTTCCCGGAGGTGACGCAGCGGTGCGGGAGCCATGGCGGATGGCCCTATCCCACTGCCATGCCGTTTTCGGCAGCGATGCTTTTTCTCTCAAGCTTCCCGTCTTTTCGGTCCTGGCAGATGGGGATAAGAGACTTTTGCAGCGAATGCTGGAACAAGGCCTGAACTCACCCCTCACATCCAGTTGCGGCAGGCTTTTCGATGGGGCGGCGGCTCTCATCGGCTTACGCAGCAATGTGTCCTATGAAGGGCAGGCCGCCATTGAACTTGAGGCCCTGGCCGAAAAAGGTTCAACGGAATGGCATTATCCCTACGCCATCGTTGCTACAGATGAAAAATTCACCCTGGATTGCCGCTACATCATCGACGGCCTGGTCAACGACCTGCTTGCCGGTGAAGCCGGTGCCAACATGGCGCTTCGTTTCCATAAGGCTGTGGCCGCAGCCACAGCCGATATCTGCGTCAAGGCAGGCAAAGCCCATGGTGTGAACCGTGTGGTTCTGTCAGGTGGGGTTTTCCAGAACAAGCTCCTGTCAGGGGAGGTCCATGACCGTCTAGTGGCAAAGGGCTTCCTGGTCTTCAGCCACCGGCTGGTCCCCCCCAATGACGGCGGGCTTGCCCTGGGCCAGGCGGTCATTGCCGGAAGGAGCGACGCATGTGTGTAG
- the hypB gene encoding hydrogenase nickel incorporation protein HypB, whose protein sequence is MCITCGCGEHDHHHSNSRSDAQVISIETDILAKNNRFAKSNRQLFIGRNIFTLNLLGSPGSGKTTILEQTLKNMVTLRCAVIEGDQQTDNDAVRIAATGVPVEQVNTGAGCHLDAQMVCLALKAFDLEKLDLLFIENVGNLVCPGAFDLGEHHKVVVLSVTEGEDKPLKYPQIFRAAQVVLLNKIDLLPHLDFNVEKCKEMVRSINPAMAILEVSGKSGEGMDAWYRWLWELSVKSEG, encoded by the coding sequence ATGTGTATTACCTGCGGCTGTGGCGAGCATGACCATCACCATAGTAATTCCCGGTCCGATGCACAAGTGATCTCCATTGAGACGGATATTCTCGCCAAAAACAACCGGTTTGCCAAATCAAACCGTCAGCTCTTCATCGGCAGAAACATCTTTACCCTCAATCTGCTCGGGTCCCCCGGCTCCGGCAAGACGACCATCCTGGAGCAGACCCTTAAGAACATGGTGACCCTCCGTTGTGCCGTCATTGAAGGGGATCAACAGACAGACAATGACGCGGTGCGGATAGCTGCCACCGGTGTGCCGGTGGAGCAGGTAAATACCGGGGCCGGCTGCCATCTCGATGCCCAGATGGTCTGCCTGGCCCTGAAGGCCTTCGACCTGGAAAAACTGGATCTGCTCTTCATCGAGAACGTGGGTAATCTTGTCTGCCCCGGTGCATTCGATCTTGGGGAACACCATAAGGTCGTCGTCCTCAGTGTCACCGAAGGGGAAGACAAGCCGCTCAAATATCCGCAGATATTCCGCGCCGCCCAGGTGGTGCTGCTCAACAAGATCGATCTGCTGCCCCATTTGGACTTCAATGTGGAGAAGTGCAAGGAGATGGTCCGCAGCATCAATCCGGCCATGGCTATCCTGGAGGTTTCCGGCAAAAGCGGGGAGGGGATGGATGCCTGGTACCGGTGGCTGTGGGAATTGTCTGTGAAGAGCGAGGGGTGA
- a CDS encoding CAP domain-containing protein — MRLVAWFTAMVLVGTLNGCGSGSGDSGTNIAAQTGNGGSFASENGSTVTTGPGTASPANTQEGTATATPTTNTPSSDTSAPISTETINPTTVPDTTASTATMPNTVPTAPAPAQTTTTTTEPTSANPAPASSSTGSAMQAAMVAAINKARLSGMTCGTTYYGPTTAITWNDQIGSAASRHSNDMAARDFFSHTGSDGSSAGDRLTQAGYIWSTYGENIAVGYSTPAAVVQAWLNSEGHCRNIMNPAYLEIGAGAATGTYRGVPAMDYWTLDLGKKR; from the coding sequence ATGAGATTGGTGGCATGGTTTACGGCGATGGTACTGGTAGGTACTCTGAACGGTTGCGGAAGCGGCAGTGGCGATAGTGGAACAAACATCGCCGCCCAGACCGGCAACGGAGGCTCATTCGCAAGTGAAAACGGATCAACGGTAACAACCGGCCCCGGCACCGCCAGTCCGGCCAATACGCAAGAAGGAACTGCCACGGCTACACCGACAACAAATACCCCCTCCAGTGATACATCGGCACCAATTTCCACGGAAACCATCAATCCGACCACTGTTCCTGATACAACGGCTTCAACCGCAACAATGCCAAACACCGTACCTACCGCGCCTGCTCCAGCTCAAACAACGACAACAACCACTGAGCCAACAAGCGCCAACCCTGCTCCGGCCTCCTCTTCAACCGGTTCTGCCATGCAGGCAGCAATGGTGGCTGCCATCAATAAGGCCCGCCTGTCGGGAATGACCTGCGGCACCACCTATTATGGGCCCACTACTGCCATCACCTGGAATGATCAGATAGGCTCTGCAGCGTCCAGACATTCAAATGACATGGCCGCCAGGGACTTTTTCAGTCATACGGGGAGTGATGGGAGTTCTGCAGGAGACAGGTTAACACAGGCGGGATATATCTGGAGCACCTATGGGGAGAACATTGCCGTAGGCTATTCCACACCGGCGGCAGTGGTACAGGCATGGCTCAACAGTGAGGGGCACTGCAGGAACATCATGAATCCGGCATATCTGGAAATAGGCGCCGGAGCTGCAACCGGCACCTACAGGGGTGTTCCCGCAATGGATTACTGGACGCTGGATCTGGGTAAAAAAAGATGA
- a CDS encoding hydrogenase maturation nickel metallochaperone HypA/HybF, whose protein sequence is MHELSIARSVVDICTENAGGRRVCSVTIEIGALSGVATESIRFCFDACTRGTLLENALLLIEHVPASGRCRQCNSEFPVKACYDPCPACGGVGMDLITGEELRVKGLTVV, encoded by the coding sequence GTGCACGAACTGTCCATTGCCCGGAGTGTGGTCGATATTTGCACGGAAAATGCCGGCGGCCGTCGCGTCTGCTCCGTCACCATCGAAATAGGAGCGCTGTCCGGTGTCGCTACGGAATCAATCCGGTTCTGTTTTGATGCCTGCACCAGAGGCACTTTATTGGAAAACGCCCTGCTGCTGATCGAGCATGTGCCGGCCAGTGGGCGTTGCCGTCAGTGCAATTCCGAATTTCCCGTCAAGGCCTGTTACGATCCGTGCCCTGCCTGCGGTGGCGTGGGCATGGATCTCATAACCGGGGAGGAGCTTCGGGTCAAGGGGTTGACGGTAGTTTGA
- a CDS encoding S-layer homology domain-containing protein codes for MKEKLLSMLLAGITAGVLSACSGPQVRCTTAEDNPEHHYLRGMEALEKSDITAAREKFDRALYCNEKYSPAYAGNSIVAAEKSRTQGDDAFRTVEVGRSRDFLDRADKYADTTEEQFDYYLAVMRDNTILKEKGWLKETEGAFGDAAALKLDEQKLVYYQGKEAADYFMGLAYLQALEFRKARDKFADVLNARREGKWHDKADRGWKKTDRTVRAMSGLTIGDVGKKIAVKDSVSRGDLAALLMDEMKMDKLMAGRLSAASQGKHLKAEFTPADIADHQFKDEILTLLKWKVRGLEPRFDETTKAYLFKPAEAVTRGEMAFILEDVLIKLTGDEKLATAYFGQEQSPFPDVRSTSPFFNAVMNMTTRAIMEGELSGEFRINEPVDGAEALLAVRVLKQKINIR; via the coding sequence ATGAAAGAAAAGTTGCTGTCTATGCTTTTGGCAGGGATAACAGCGGGTGTCCTGTCTGCCTGCTCCGGGCCCCAGGTGCGCTGTACCACGGCTGAAGACAACCCTGAGCACCATTACTTGCGTGGCATGGAGGCTCTGGAGAAGAGTGATATCACTGCAGCCCGGGAGAAATTCGACCGCGCCCTCTACTGCAATGAAAAATACTCTCCGGCATACGCCGGCAATTCCATCGTGGCTGCCGAGAAAAGCCGCACCCAGGGCGATGACGCCTTCCGGACAGTGGAGGTAGGACGTTCCCGAGATTTTCTTGATCGGGCAGATAAATACGCCGATACCACGGAAGAGCAGTTCGATTACTACCTGGCCGTCATGCGCGACAATACAATCCTGAAGGAAAAAGGCTGGCTGAAGGAGACCGAAGGGGCGTTCGGGGATGCGGCGGCCCTCAAGCTTGACGAGCAGAAACTGGTTTATTACCAGGGGAAGGAAGCTGCTGACTACTTCATGGGGCTTGCTTACCTTCAGGCGCTGGAATTCCGGAAGGCCAGGGATAAATTTGCCGATGTGCTGAATGCCAGGCGGGAAGGGAAGTGGCACGACAAGGCTGACCGGGGATGGAAGAAGACGGACAGGACTGTTCGTGCCATGTCAGGGCTTACCATAGGAGATGTGGGCAAAAAAATTGCGGTGAAGGATTCGGTAAGCCGCGGCGATCTGGCGGCGCTTCTCATGGATGAGATGAAGATGGACAAGCTGATGGCCGGCAGGCTATCTGCAGCCTCACAGGGAAAGCATCTCAAAGCGGAATTCACGCCGGCAGACATCGCCGATCACCAGTTCAAGGATGAAATCCTGACCCTGTTGAAGTGGAAAGTACGGGGCCTGGAGCCCAGATTCGATGAAACGACCAAAGCCTATTTGTTCAAACCGGCAGAAGCGGTTACCAGGGGGGAAATGGCATTCATCCTGGAGGATGTGCTGATCAAACTGACCGGAGATGAAAAACTTGCCACTGCCTACTTCGGACAGGAACAATCGCCATTTCCCGATGTGCGCAGCACGTCTCCGTTCTTTAATGCGGTGATGAACATGACCACCCGTGCCATCATGGAGGGTGAACTCTCCGGTGAATTCCGCATCAATGAACCTGTCGACGGCGCCGAGGCACTGTTGGCCGTGCGGGTACTGAAACAGAAAATAAACATCCGCTGA
- the lpoB gene encoding penicillin-binding protein activator LpoB, with the protein MYQKTRAGSLIFLIAAATLFSGCATPSVEYGDPLSQQALSTDFGSADLQQIAATMVDSLITFPPVAEITATRRPVISVDRIKNKSMQHIDMEAVTDSIRARLIKSGKFTFVDRTTEAAVLEELKYQQNSGMVDQEKAVEMGKQYGAEYILSGNFAEIEHKVDDVRDVYYKFTLNLKNLRTGLLEWSDEKEIRKVWKRSTFGR; encoded by the coding sequence ATGTACCAGAAAACCAGAGCAGGCAGTCTTATCTTTTTGATCGCAGCAGCTACGCTGTTTTCCGGGTGTGCCACCCCCAGCGTCGAATATGGCGATCCCCTGTCGCAGCAAGCCCTGTCAACGGATTTCGGTTCTGCAGATCTCCAGCAGATCGCGGCAACCATGGTCGATTCGTTGATTACCTTTCCACCGGTTGCGGAGATTACCGCAACTCGCCGTCCGGTCATTTCCGTAGACCGGATAAAAAACAAGTCCATGCAGCATATCGACATGGAGGCTGTAACCGATTCAATCCGTGCCAGGCTCATAAAGTCGGGAAAATTCACCTTCGTTGACAGAACCACCGAGGCTGCAGTCCTGGAAGAACTGAAATATCAGCAGAACAGCGGCATGGTCGATCAGGAAAAGGCTGTGGAAATGGGAAAACAGTACGGGGCCGAGTACATCCTGTCGGGCAACTTTGCCGAGATTGAGCACAAGGTCGATGATGTCAGGGATGTTTACTACAAATTCACCCTCAACCTGAAGAATCTCCGCACCGGCCTGCTTGAATGGTCTGACGAAAAGGAAATCAGAAAGGTCTGGAAACGTTCCACCTTTGGCAGATAA
- a CDS encoding COG3014 family protein, whose protein sequence is MKYPRSALQVFLVAVAILTSGCATTIFTPYTGRITPVIEQLKADRKVDLSRCLVSGNKSIDSILYGMELGRIAQIQGDVDFSVKSYECAMQAIRAADEKATISATNALSHVSAILTNDNALPYRGEGYERVLLHNFQAMNYLFRNDIEGAGVEIRRANREQDEALRRHEEELEEARAEAEKNHFSSSEGAGRVYASYGAMDEIAGKVKNSFQNAYSFYVSGVVYELLKQPNDAYIDYKKALEIRPDNSYLQEDVMRLARVLGMDEELDKLKKAVDVPDATWNDDTSSPGMETGELLLFFEEDFVPQKEEVKIPIPLPSGGIVAVAFPFYGQRWPDASPMWVMEGSDTIGVTEPLCDARALAVKALKEKVPAMVTRQIIRAVAKGIAAKKSKDKFGSLGELSSLLYNYISENADLRSWNTLPAEVQVMRASLPAGKHSLSLEQERTAMFHDIEINIKSGAKTIVRVIRAGNTFKTTEITF, encoded by the coding sequence TTGAAATACCCAAGAAGCGCACTTCAGGTGTTCCTGGTTGCCGTTGCCATCCTCACCTCGGGTTGCGCCACAACAATCTTCACCCCCTATACGGGCAGGATCACCCCGGTCATCGAGCAATTGAAAGCCGACAGAAAGGTAGATCTTTCCCGGTGCCTTGTTTCGGGTAATAAAAGCATAGATTCCATTCTCTATGGCATGGAGTTGGGGCGCATTGCCCAGATACAGGGTGACGTGGATTTCAGCGTCAAGAGCTATGAATGTGCCATGCAAGCCATAAGAGCCGCCGATGAAAAGGCGACCATCAGTGCAACGAATGCTTTATCCCATGTCAGCGCAATTCTCACCAATGATAATGCGCTTCCCTACCGGGGCGAAGGCTATGAGCGCGTTCTTCTGCACAATTTTCAGGCGATGAATTATCTTTTCAGGAATGATATTGAAGGAGCCGGGGTCGAGATCCGCCGGGCCAATAGGGAGCAGGATGAAGCCCTCAGGCGGCATGAAGAGGAATTGGAAGAAGCCAGGGCCGAAGCTGAAAAAAACCACTTCAGCAGCTCCGAAGGGGCCGGTCGCGTCTATGCAAGCTATGGGGCCATGGATGAGATTGCCGGCAAGGTGAAGAACTCGTTCCAGAATGCCTATTCCTTCTATGTGTCGGGGGTGGTCTACGAACTGCTGAAACAGCCGAATGACGCCTATATCGACTACAAGAAGGCGCTGGAGATCCGGCCGGACAACAGTTACCTGCAAGAGGATGTGATGCGCCTGGCCCGGGTTTTGGGCATGGATGAGGAGCTGGATAAATTAAAGAAGGCGGTTGATGTGCCGGATGCTACCTGGAATGATGATACTTCATCGCCAGGGATGGAAACGGGTGAACTCCTGTTGTTTTTCGAAGAAGATTTCGTCCCCCAGAAGGAAGAGGTGAAGATTCCCATACCCTTGCCAAGTGGAGGCATCGTTGCCGTGGCTTTCCCCTTCTATGGGCAGCGATGGCCTGACGCTTCCCCGATGTGGGTTATGGAAGGCTCTGATACCATCGGCGTTACCGAACCCCTTTGCGACGCCAGGGCTCTGGCGGTTAAGGCCTTGAAGGAAAAGGTCCCGGCCATGGTGACACGCCAGATCATCCGAGCCGTTGCCAAAGGGATTGCAGCGAAGAAATCGAAGGACAAGTTCGGCTCCCTGGGGGAACTCAGTTCATTACTCTATAACTACATCAGCGAAAATGCCGATCTCAGAAGCTGGAATACTCTTCCGGCAGAGGTGCAGGTGATGCGGGCCAGCCTTCCGGCGGGAAAGCATTCATTGTCACTGGAGCAGGAGAGAACGGCGATGTTCCATGATATTGAGATCAATATAAAAAGCGGCGCCAAAACAATCGTCAGGGTCATCAGGGCCGGCAATACGTTCAAAACAACGGAGATAACATTCTGA